In a genomic window of Dyadobacter fermentans DSM 18053:
- a CDS encoding energy transducer TonB translates to MKINALIFCVLLIATIGKATGQPAEQLLENAQASNQKNWIDRNESWTKNTPIQDEDVVIARQLSAMMRYPTTLEAANISGVVMVKIDVGRSGTITHVKIFSQEEDLNNDISRQLLGKRLQVVRPASHAQSYLFKFVFKSHE, encoded by the coding sequence GTGAAAATAAATGCTTTAATTTTTTGCGTCCTATTAATTGCGACAATCGGCAAAGCGACTGGCCAGCCCGCAGAGCAGCTGTTAGAAAATGCGCAGGCGTCAAACCAGAAAAACTGGATCGATAGGAATGAGAGCTGGACTAAGAACACACCCATTCAAGATGAGGATGTCGTCATTGCCCGGCAACTCTCGGCCATGATGCGCTACCCTACAACATTGGAAGCTGCCAATATCAGCGGCGTAGTAATGGTCAAAATTGACGTTGGCAGGAGTGGTACAATCACTCATGTGAAGATTTTCAGTCAGGAAGAAGATTTAAACAACGACATCTCACGACAGTTGCTGGGTAAGAGGTTGCAAGTCGTTCGGCCCGCTTCGCATGCCCAGTCCTACCTGTTCAAGTTTGTTTTCAAAAGCCACGAATAA
- a CDS encoding PQQ-dependent sugar dehydrogenase produces the protein MFSKATNKQSIKTKTTDMLKTRLLQVRLLSGKILRGQLMGLLAFLLVPVLTFGQLPQGFTQKKLTQDVINEATCMAHAADGRIFVAERSGSVKVFQNGLLSTVHQVQTTTDAEQGLLGITLHPDFAANGKCYLFYTNQQRSRHYLDVIGITPANTVNSVTRVMQFDSILNGNHNGGALLFKDGYLYIAIGDSNRPVFAPQLDTYRGKILWLLDNGEPAPGNPYYNQPGASRQRRSIWAVGFRNPWRMSLDPVSKKLFLIDVGEHFEEINDITAPAASKNYDYGWNCKYPETTDSLKLEIKP, from the coding sequence TTGTTTTCAAAAGCCACGAATAAACAATCGATCAAAACCAAAACAACAGATATGCTTAAAACTCGACTTCTACAAGTTCGCCTATTATCGGGAAAGATTTTGCGAGGCCAGCTCATGGGGCTGCTCGCTTTTCTTCTTGTCCCAGTATTGACATTTGGACAATTACCGCAGGGCTTCACACAAAAGAAGCTCACGCAGGACGTTATCAACGAGGCTACTTGCATGGCCCATGCCGCCGACGGCCGGATTTTCGTTGCCGAACGGTCGGGTAGCGTGAAGGTTTTCCAGAATGGTTTGCTATCAACCGTTCACCAGGTACAGACAACGACCGACGCCGAACAAGGACTGTTGGGGATTACTCTGCATCCTGATTTTGCCGCAAATGGTAAATGCTATCTTTTTTACACGAATCAGCAGCGTAGCAGGCATTATCTGGATGTGATTGGCATCACGCCTGCAAATACAGTAAATTCGGTCACCCGGGTCATGCAGTTCGATTCAATCCTGAATGGAAATCATAACGGCGGTGCCCTGCTTTTCAAAGACGGTTATCTCTATATAGCGATCGGCGACAGCAACCGTCCCGTGTTTGCACCTCAGCTCGACACGTACAGGGGAAAAATCCTCTGGTTGCTCGACAATGGTGAGCCGGCACCCGGCAATCCCTATTACAATCAACCCGGCGCTTCACGTCAGAGAAGGAGCATTTGGGCAGTAGGTTTCCGGAATCCGTGGCGAATGAGCCTGGATCCTGTTTCAAAAAAGCTTTTCCTCATCGATGTAGGCGAACATTTTGAAGAAATCAACGATATCACCGCTCCGGCAGCATCAAAAAACTATGATTATGGCTGGAATTGTAAGTATCCCGAAACGACAGACAGTTTGAAATTAGAGATTAAACCTTAA
- a CDS encoding glycosyltransferase, translated as MTKYKNELTGKRILFGTVPGDGHFNPLTGLAKYLQELGCDVRWYASDVFKCKLEKLSIPHYGFKKAWDVNGVNVNEILPERQKLTDPAEKLSFDLIHIFGNRAPEYYEDILEIHESFPFDVFIADSCFSAIPLVSKLMSIPVVAVGVIPLAEESVDLAPYGTGLPPAATEEQRAMYFGMKDALANVVFKTAIDSFSAILDRYQVPHEKAILFDTLIRQSDLFLQIGAKAFEYDRSDLGENVRFVGALLPYSESKSRQPWFDQKLLQYGRIVLVTQGTVEHDINKILVPTLEAFKNSETLVIATTGGNGTAELRARFPFENLIIEDFIPFDDVMPRADVYVTNGGYGGTLLSIHNQLPMVAAGVHEGKNEVCSRIGHFGCGINLETETPTPDQIRESVHKILSNDIFKKNVFRISTHLDVDANEKSAGHILDLLEERVVCG; from the coding sequence ATGACGAAATACAAAAATGAATTAACAGGTAAAAGAATACTCTTTGGTACCGTTCCCGGAGACGGTCATTTTAATCCCCTTACCGGGCTTGCTAAATATTTACAGGAATTAGGGTGCGATGTCAGGTGGTATGCTTCTGATGTTTTCAAATGCAAGCTTGAAAAATTGTCGATACCACATTATGGCTTCAAAAAAGCATGGGATGTCAACGGTGTGAATGTAAACGAGATCCTGCCGGAGCGACAAAAATTAACAGATCCCGCCGAAAAACTGAGCTTTGACTTGATCCACATTTTCGGAAACCGGGCACCTGAGTATTATGAGGATATTCTCGAAATACACGAATCGTTCCCATTCGATGTGTTCATTGCTGACAGCTGCTTTTCCGCGATTCCGTTAGTTAGCAAGCTGATGAGCATCCCCGTTGTTGCCGTTGGCGTAATTCCTCTGGCGGAAGAATCTGTTGATCTGGCGCCTTATGGAACAGGATTGCCGCCTGCCGCGACGGAGGAGCAACGTGCGATGTATTTTGGTATGAAAGATGCTTTGGCCAACGTTGTTTTCAAAACTGCCATTGACTCTTTTTCGGCCATTCTGGACCGGTACCAGGTACCGCACGAAAAAGCAATTTTATTCGATACATTGATCCGTCAATCCGACTTGTTTCTGCAAATTGGCGCAAAAGCATTTGAGTATGACCGCAGCGACCTGGGCGAAAATGTCCGTTTTGTCGGCGCATTGCTGCCGTACTCGGAAAGTAAATCCCGGCAGCCCTGGTTTGATCAGAAACTTTTACAATATGGCAGGATTGTGCTGGTTACCCAGGGCACTGTTGAGCACGATATCAACAAGATACTTGTACCCACGCTGGAAGCTTTCAAAAATTCTGAGACGCTGGTAATTGCCACAACAGGCGGTAATGGGACAGCGGAATTGCGCGCGCGTTTTCCTTTCGAAAACCTGATCATCGAAGATTTCATTCCGTTTGACGATGTGATGCCCAGAGCAGACGTTTATGTTACCAATGGTGGCTATGGAGGCACCTTGCTCAGCATACATAATCAGTTGCCAATGGTAGCGGCGGGCGTGCATGAGGGTAAAAATGAAGTTTGCTCACGTATCGGCCACTTCGGCTGTGGGATTAATCTGGAAACGGAAACACCTACCCCAGATCAGATACGCGAAAGTGTCCACAAAATCCTGTCTAATGACATCTTCAAAAAGAATGTCTTCAGGATTTCGACGCACTTGGATGTGGATGCGAATGAAAAAAGCGCGGGTCACATTCTTGACTTGTTGGAAGAGCGGGTTGTTTGCGGTTAA
- a CDS encoding SDR family oxidoreductase, whose translation MFTADGRISPLLLKKTPIRVMNGVSNPSPRNLVIDITTFGVSVVGITRILLLPHHSTFKMKTLKDKVAVVTGGNRGIGYSTAQILAEAGAKVVITGRDKESVNNASAELGVKGFIADQRKLETLDELAKSLEDQVGKIDVLFLNAGLGTFQPVSSTPEDVYDLIMDTNLKGTFFTVQKLIPLLNDGASVIFNASVTPILGIPGSSVYAASNAAIVSLARILSKELSDRKIRVNTVSPGTIRAGVHTPSEEEQKKNLMPSEKRSAFENALERRMLLKRYGTACEVGNAVKFLASDESSFVNGSVLTVDGGVTVDSLNY comes from the coding sequence ATGTTTACAGCAGACGGGCGCATATCACCACTTTTACTTAAAAAGACCCCTATTCGGGTGATGAATGGCGTTTCCAACCCATCACCCAGGAATTTAGTGATAGACATCACCACATTCGGCGTATCAGTGGTCGGCATCACCAGAATACTTTTGCTACCTCATCATTCAACATTTAAAATGAAAACTTTGAAAGATAAGGTGGCGGTTGTGACCGGGGGAAACCGGGGAATCGGATACAGCACCGCTCAAATTTTGGCCGAGGCAGGTGCGAAAGTGGTTATTACCGGTCGTGACAAAGAATCCGTTAACAATGCTTCCGCAGAGTTGGGGGTCAAAGGCTTTATCGCCGACCAAAGAAAACTTGAAACGCTCGATGAGCTTGCAAAAAGCCTGGAAGATCAGGTTGGCAAAATAGATGTGCTTTTTCTTAACGCTGGGTTAGGGACTTTTCAACCCGTGAGCTCAACGCCCGAGGACGTGTATGATCTGATCATGGACACAAATCTGAAAGGGACATTTTTTACCGTTCAAAAATTGATACCCTTGTTAAATGATGGCGCTTCGGTCATTTTCAATGCGTCCGTGACACCAATATTGGGCATTCCCGGTTCAAGTGTTTACGCGGCAAGCAACGCAGCCATTGTTTCCCTTGCCCGGATTTTATCTAAAGAGCTTTCCGATCGAAAAATAAGAGTAAACACTGTTTCTCCCGGCACGATCAGGGCAGGCGTACACACACCATCAGAAGAAGAACAAAAAAAGAACCTAATGCCCTCTGAAAAGCGCAGCGCTTTTGAAAACGCATTAGAAAGAAGGATGCTGTTAAAGCGGTATGGCACAGCCTGTGAAGTTGGTAATGCAGTCAAATTCCTCGCATCCGACGAATCTAGCTTCGTAAATGGTTCTGTTCTGACCGTTGACGGCGGAGTTACTGTCGATTCGCTCAATTACTAA